From Panicum hallii strain FIL2 chromosome 2, PHallii_v3.1, whole genome shotgun sequence, a single genomic window includes:
- the LOC112881085 gene encoding UBP1-associated proteins 1C-like: MLVIRDALLSQLQKDRLRQDIIMAELARIERAMALRSAGGERADPVRFPSNEHFVAHSGVAEHGVGADEVHDLKKNDGVAHDGVGLEPEKPAMEDHAGQCFKTCCSTGKMACQENAALDECKMQESSQTMLPNETQPSSIKWSCAICQAKATSEGNLQQHFAGQRHQSKVAALVSRRKNANCQKATPTAEEARNVRQYAAEKPHPTWLCRFCQSNCTCKSDLENHLRGKRHKAKIQALLEECKNTMMDFGSTELKSYPNNVTKDEENPASLWNCSLCQTKWTRQSGLENHLKGKRHQLNFLVLQVEAQQYLSDWRCGICLAKCKSASQFEDHCSGRGHKQKIDALLRGGTNARPSTFQAEKKPPSDGSNIKGGISEETGTQRTMYSCKLCNLHCNSKYTLAEHRRGKKHIEKVEKRMSLSYCEVCNLQCNSEKMFAHHRMGKTHLAKVNGC, from the exons ATGCTGGTGATCAGGGACGCGCTGCTGTCGCAGCTCCAGAAGGACCGCCTCCGCCAGGACATCATCATGGCCGAGCTTGCCAGGATAGAGCGCGCGATGGCCCTGCGCTCTGCCGGCGGCGAACGGGCTGACCCGGTGCGCTTCCCCTCCAACGAGCACTTCGTGGCGCACAGCGGAGTAGCTGAGCATGGCGTCGGCGCGGATGAGGTCCATGAtctgaagaagaatgatggagTAGCGCACGATGGTGTGGGATTGGAGCCCGAGAAGCCTGCCATGGAAGATCACGCCGGTCAATGCTTTAAGACTTGCTGTAGTACCGGAAAGATGGCATGTCAGGAGAATGCAGCACTGGATGAGTGCAAAATGCAAGAATCCAGTCAG ACTATGTTGCCCAACGAGACCCAGCCATCTTCAATTAAATGGAGTTGcgccatctgccaggcaaaagCAACCAGTGAGGGCAACTTACAGCAGCATTTTGCCGGGCAGAGGCACCAGTCGAAAGTAGCAGCTCTGGTATCTAGAAGAAAAAATGCCAATTGTCAGAAGGCAACACCGACAGCAGAGGAAGCAAGGAACGTGAGGCAATATGCAGCAGAAAAGCCACATCCAACATGGCTTTGCAGGTTCTGCCAATCCAATTGCACTTGCAAATCAGACCTGGAGAACCACCTGAGAGGCAAGAGGCACAAAGCAAAGATCCAAGCCCTGCTGGAAGAATGCAAGAACACGATGATGGATTTTGGGTCGACAGAACTGAAATCGTATCCGAACAATGTGACAAAGGATGAAGAGAACCCTGCGTCGCTATGGAACTGCAGCCTTTGCCAAACCAAGTGGACTCGTCAGTCAGGGTTGGAGAACCACCTAAAGGGCAAGAGACACCAACTGAATTTTCTGGTTCTACAGGTAGAAGCACAACAATACCTTTCGGATTGGCGTTGTGGTATCTGTCTGGCCAAATGCAAGTCTGCATCTCAATTTGAGGATCACTGCAGTGGCAGAGGGCACAAGCAAAAGATAGATGCTCTTCTGAGAGGAGGCACTAATGCGAGACCAAGCACTTTCCAGGCTGAGAAGAAGCCACCTTCAGATGGTTCTAACATCAAGGGTGGAATCTCAGAGGAAACGGGGACACAGAGGACAATGTATTCTTGCAAGCTCTGCAATTTGCACTGCAACAGCAAGTACACGCTTGCTGAACATCGTCGGGGGAAGAAGCACATAGAGAAGGTGGAGAAAAGGATGTCATTGAGTTATTGCGAGGTCTGCAATTTGCAGTGCAACAGTGAGAAAATGTTTGCTCACCATCGTATGGGGAAGACACATCTAGCAAAGGTCAATGGCTGCTGA
- the LOC112879396 gene encoding uncharacterized protein LOC112879396 — MDDIGGERGRKGDALLTPPRGPGLPSSSSPSPPGSRLLPSPPSAAAAAVLALPASRDPAASPGAGLPAAPRLAGAMDGGGEPLLVRRSKDKKKRAAAAAHAERDAGAGDRFRSLWRDYNDLVQETEAKKKRLLSANRTKLALLAEVKFLRKKYGSFVKGNSQKTHYKLKKKARYIPSPLGRASAFEDHDAARTEGPSSSKNPNFDLNQGSLVNDEGNDCQGHRGHLEPDKFDQVGVEEEMIAADVKLSVCRDTGNSPASDDKRTIPWQDRMALKA, encoded by the exons ATGGATGATATTGgtggggagaggggaaggaaagGAGACGCCCTGCTGACGCCACCACGCGGCCCCGGTctcccctcctcctcttccCCGTCCCCGCCTGGATCtcgcctcctcccctccccaccctccgcggccgccgccgccgtgctcgccCTCCCGGCCTCCCGTGACCCCGCCGCGAGCCCGGGCGCCGGGTTGCCGgccgcgcctcgcctcgccggcgcgatggacggcggcggggagccgCTGCTCGTGCGGAGGAGCAAGGACAAGAAGAAGAGGGCCGCTGCGGCGGCGCACGCGGAGAGGGACGCTGGTGCCGGGGACAGGTTCCGCTCTCTCTGGCGCGACTACAACGACCTGGTGCAG GAGACTGAAGCAAAGAAGAAGAGGCTACTGAGCGCAAACCGGACAAAGCTCGCCCTCCTTGCTGAAGTCAA GTTCTTGCGAAAGAAGTACGGATCCTTTGTCAAGGGCAATTCGCAGAAGACACATTACAAGCTGAAGAAGAAGGCTCGGTACATTCCATCTCCATTGGGAAGGGCTTCAGCATTTGAAGATCATGATGCGGCCAGGACTGAAGGGCCTTCGTCCAGCAAAAACCCAAATTTTGACTTGAACCAAGGATCTCTAGTG AATGATGAGGGGAATGATTGCCAGGGGCATAGGGGCCATCTAGAACCTGATAAGTTTGATCAAGTCGGGGTGGAAGAAGAGATGATTGCAGCAGATGTCAAATTATCTGTTTGTAGGGATACAGGAAACTCTCCAGCAAGTGATGATAAGAGGACGATCCCATGGCAAGACCGGATGGCGTTGAAGGCCTAA
- the LOC112882026 gene encoding phospholipase D alpha 1-like, with amino-acid sequence MGSQQDEGGAAAEVVYLHGVLEVTVFEAEHLHNAIYGRIMEATEKLQETMGVRCLQHSRLYVDVDVGAARVARTREVEFHPTSPAWNQSFRLHCAYPAAAVTFTVKNQHLIGAGVLGAGSVPAARVASGQPVECWLALHGGEHSHETHTPSLRVRLQFLDVERDPSWGAGVRLPGFAGVKPAFFPERTGCSVTLYQNAHLTDEFDPGVRLDGGRAYRPARLWEDLYAAIRDARRFVYVAGWSVSTEITLVRDPGRMVPGAEGVTLGELLKRKADEGVAVLVMPWQDNTSVSFLGNAGLMKTHDEETRRFFEGTNVRCFLCPRNADASLTMVQHVQTSAEFTHHQKTVTLDAATPGTGDDGRHVVSFIGGIDLCDGRYDDENHTLFRDLDTTYLHDFMQNNYKHACLSRGGPREPWHDVHCRLEGPAAWDVLTNFEQRWRKQAPEGMRGCLLDLSPTALPDPAGLGNDTGSWNVQVFRSIDDASVVGFPSDPAEAAALGLTSGKDVTVDRSIQTGYVEAIRRARRFIYIENQYFLGGCASWAEDRGAGCLNLVPVEIALKVAAKIRRGERFAAYVVTPMWPEGLPAGEAVQAILLWNRRTVEMMYGIVMEAIDDAGLRGQAHPCDYLNFFCLGNREAPLPGEYSPPETPEKDTDYWRSQVNRRGPIYVHAKLMIVDDEYVIVGSANLNERSLAGNRDSEIAQGSYQPAHLNGPCGRARGEVHGFRMSLWHEHFMARHAGEDGGGDDRAVFLEPESVECVRAVRRAADRLWGVYTQDRVENLPGHLLPFPITVSEFGEVADLPADGCFPDTSAPVKGRKAVKLPDILTT; translated from the exons ATGGGCTCTCAGCAGGACGAaggaggcgccgccgccgaggtcgTCTACCTCCATGGCGTCCTGGAGGTGACGGTGTTCGAGGCCGAGCACCTCCACAACGCCATCTACGGCCGGATCATGGAG GCGAcggagaagctgcaggagaccATGGGCGTGCGCTGCCTCCAGCACAGCCGGCTCTACGTCGACGTCGACGTCGGCGCGGCGCGGGTGGCCCGCACCCGCGAGGTGGAGTTCCACCCCACCAGCCCGGCCTGGAACCAGTCGTTCCGCCTGCACTGCGCCTACCCCGCCGCCGCGGTCACCTTCACGGTCAAGAACCAACACCTCATCGGCGCGGGCGTCCTCGGCGCCGGCTCTGTGCCCGCCGCGCGCGTCGCCTCGGGGCAGCCGGTCGAGTGCTGGCTCGCGCTCCACGGCGGCGAGCACAGCCACGAGACGCACACCCCGAGCCTCCGCGTCCGCCTGCAGTTCCTCGACGTGGAGCGCGACCCGTCCTGGGGCGCCGGGGTCCGGCTCCCCGGGTTCGCCGGCGTCAAGCCCGCGTTCTTCCCGGAACGGACGGGGTGCAGCGTCACGCTGTACCAGAACGCGCACCTGACCGACGAGTTCGACCCGGGGGTCCGCCTCGACGGCGGGCGCGCGTACCGGCCGGCGCGGCTGTGGGAGGACCTGTACGCCGCCATCCGCGACGCGCGGCGGTTCGTGTACGTGGCGGGGTGGTCGGTGAGCACGGAGATCACGCTGGTGCGCGACCCGGGCCGGATGGTCCCCGGCGCCGAAGGCGTCACGCTGGGCGAGCTGCTGAAGCGGAAGGCCGACGAGGGCGTCGCCGTGCTGGTGATGCCGTGGCAGGACAACACCTCCGTGTCGTTCCTCGGCAACGCCGGCCTGATGAAGACGCACGACGAGGAGACCCGGAGGTTCTTCGAGGGCACCAACGTGCGGTGCTTCCTCTGCCCGCGCAACGCCGACGCCTCCCTCACCATGGTGCAGCACGTCCAGACCAGCGCCGAGTTCACGCACCACCAGAAGACCGTCACGCTCGACGCCGCCACGCCGGGCACCGGAGACGACGGACGCCACGTCGTCAGCTTCATCGGCGGCATAGACCTCTGCGACGGCAGGTACGACGACGAGAACCACACGCTGTTCCGGGACCTCGACACGACGTACCTCCACGACTTCATGCAGAACAACTACAAGCACGCCTGCCTGAGCCGCGGCGGCCCGCGGGAGCCGTGGCACGACGTGCACTGCAGACTGGAGGGCCCCGCGGCGTGGGACGTGCTCACCAACTTCGAGCAGCGGTGGAGGAAGCAGGCGCCGGAGGGCATGCGCGGCTGCCTGCTCGATCTGAGCCCGACGGCGCTCCCCGACCCCGCAGGCCTCGGCAACGACACCGGCTCGTGGAACGTGCAGGTGTTCCGGTCCATCGACGACGCGTCCGTCGTGGGGTTCCCCTCCGACCCGGCCGAGGCCGCCGCGTTGGGGCTGACGAGCGGCAAGGACGTCACGGTGGACCGGAGCATCCAGACCGGCTACGTCGAGGCCatccggcgcgcgcggcggttcATCTACATCGAGAACCAGTACTTCCTCGGCGGGTGCGCGTCGTGGGCGGAGGACCGGGGCGCTGGCTGCCTCAACCTGGTGCCCGTCGAGATCGCGCTCAAGGTCGCCGCCAAGATCCGGCGCGGCGAGCGGTTCGCGGCGTACGTCGTGACGCCGATGTGGCCCGAGGGGTTGCCGGCGGGCGAGGCCGTGCAGGCCATCCTGCTCTGGAACAGGCGGACCGTGGAGATGATGTACGGCATCGTCATGGAGGCCATCGACGACGCCGGGCTGCGCGGCCAGGCGCACCCCTGCGACTACCTCAACTTCTTCTGCCTCGGGAACCGGGAGGCGCCGCTCCCCGGCGAGTACTCGCCGCCGGAGACGCCGGAGAAGGACACGGACTACTGGCGCTCGCAGGTGAACCGCCGCGGCCCCATCTACGTGCACGCCAAGCTCATGATCG TGGACGACGAGTACGTCATCGTCGGCTCGGCGAACCTGAACGAGCGATCGCTGGCCGGCAACCGGGACAGCGAGATCGCGCAGGGGAGCTACCAGCCGGCGCACCTGAACGGGCCGtgcgggcgcgcgcggggggaggTGCACGGGTTCCGGATGTCGCTGTGGCACGAGCATTTCATGGCGCGCCACGccggcgaggacggcggcggcgacgaccggGCCGTGTTCCTGGAGCCCGAGAGCGTGGAGTGCGTGCGGGCGGTGCGCCGTGCCGCGGACCGGCTGTGGGGCGTGTACACGCAGGACAGGGTGGAGAACCTACCCGGCCACCTGCTGCCGTTCCCGATAACCGTATCGGAGTTCGGCGAGGTGGCCGACCTGCCGGCGGACGGGTGTTTTCCGGACACGAGCGCGCCGGTTAAGGGGAGGAAAGCGGTGAAGCTTCCTGACATCCTGACCACCTGA